Proteins from one Mus pahari chromosome 10, PAHARI_EIJ_v1.1, whole genome shotgun sequence genomic window:
- the Ctdspl gene encoding CTD small phosphatase-like protein isoform X1 — translation MDGPAIITQVTNPKEDEARSPVAGEKASQRNISLKKQRGRSILSSFFCCFRDYNVEAPPPSSPSVLPPLVEENGGLQKGDQRQVIPVPSPPAKYLLPEVTVLDYGKKCVVIDLDETLVHSSFKPISNADFIVPVEIDGTIHQVYVLKRPHVDEFLQRMGQLFECVLFTASLAKYADPVADLLDRWGVFRARLFRESCVFHRGNYVKDLSRLGRELSKVIIVDNSPASYIFHPENAVPVQSWFDDMTDTELLDLIPFFEGLSREDDVYSMLHRLCSR, via the exons CTTCCCAGCGCAACATCAGCCTAAAGAAGCAGAGGGGTCGGAGCATCCTTAGCTCTTTCTTCTGCTGTTTCCGAGACTACAATGTGGAAGCCCCTCCGCCCAGCAGCCCCAGTGTGCTTCCGCCACTGGTGGAGGAGAACGGCGGGCTTCAGAAG gGTGACCAGAGGCAGGTCATTCCCGTACCAAGC CCACCAGCTAAATACCTCCTTCCAGAGGTGACGGTGCTCGACTATGGAAAGAAATGTGTGGTCATTGATCTAGACGAAACCCTGGTGCACAGTTCGTTTAAG CCCATTAGTAATGCTGACTTCATTGTTCCTGTTGAAATCGACGGAACCATACACCAG GTGTATGTGCTGAAGCGACCGCACGTGGACGAGTTCCTCCAGAGGATGGGGCAGCTCTTTGAGTGTGTACTCTTTACTGCCAGCTTGGCCAAG TACGCAGACCCTGTTGCCGACCTCCTGGACCGCTGGGGTGTGTTCCGGGCCCGACTCTTCAGAGAATCCTGTGTGTTCCACCGTGGGAACTATGTGAAGGACCTGAGTCGCCTGGGACGGGAGCTGAGCAAAGTGATCATAGTggacaattctcctgcctcctacATCTTCCATCCTGAGAACGCA GTGCCCGTGCAGTCCTGGTTCGACGACATGACAGACACGGAGCTGTTGGACCTCATCCCGTTCTTCGAGGGACTGAGCAGGGAAGACGATGTCTACAGCATGCTGCACAGACTCTGTAGCAGGTAG